The following are encoded together in the Mammaliicoccus vitulinus genome:
- a CDS encoding haloacid dehalogenase type II, translating into MIKTLVFDLYGTLFDINSVQGKCEKLFPGNGEKIAKAWRHKLIEYTHVRQLVDQYKPFSKVIKDALEYVLDRNEFDYSLKDIHECMEAYDRLTVFPEVSQTLNEMTRVDKVIFSNGNREMIEKVLAHSNIENSFKYILSLEEFAMYKPNSNAYMLLEEKVECEKNEVLFVSSNKWDIVGAQKFGFQTAWINRNFSEFEYIEVEPDYEFQSIYGVKDLL; encoded by the coding sequence ATGATTAAAACTCTTGTCTTTGATTTATATGGGACTTTATTTGATATAAATAGTGTTCAAGGAAAATGTGAGAAACTATTTCCAGGAAACGGTGAAAAAATAGCTAAAGCCTGGCGACACAAACTTATTGAATATACCCACGTAAGGCAGCTTGTTGATCAATATAAACCGTTTAGTAAAGTCATAAAAGACGCACTTGAATATGTACTTGATCGAAACGAATTTGATTATTCATTAAAGGATATTCATGAATGTATGGAAGCATATGATCGATTAACAGTATTTCCCGAAGTATCACAAACATTAAATGAAATGACACGTGTTGATAAAGTTATTTTTAGTAATGGTAATCGTGAAATGATTGAAAAAGTATTGGCGCATTCAAATATAGAGAACAGTTTTAAATATATTTTATCCCTTGAGGAATTTGCGATGTACAAGCCTAATTCAAACGCCTATATGTTGTTAGAAGAAAAGGTTGAATGTGAAAAAAATGAAGTTCTGTTCGTGTCGTCAAACAAGTGGGATATAGTAGGTGCTCAAAAGTTTGGTTTTCAAACTGCTTGGATTAACCGAAATTTCAGTGAGTTTGAATATATAGAAGTTGAACCAGATTATGAATTCCAATCTATATATGGTGTGAAAGATTTATTATAA
- a CDS encoding CHAP domain-containing protein, with protein sequence MKQLFRFIVILATWTSIIAMALLFKSQGGFEFVHDYTKDIKTQLKQKEIALRTEQIKKNDKTDDRSLGNYYQEGQCTFYVYEERLKIDKRIGSSWGDAKNWDNRAKEEGFKVNGTPSEGSILQTDYGKLGHVAIVNKVKSDGSIVVSDMNYEKPYEVTERLITPDRLSNYQFIH encoded by the coding sequence ATGAAACAGTTATTCCGCTTCATTGTTATACTTGCAACATGGACTTCGATTATTGCAATGGCACTGCTTTTTAAAAGCCAAGGTGGTTTTGAATTTGTACATGATTATACTAAAGATATTAAAACGCAATTGAAGCAAAAAGAAATAGCTTTACGAACAGAACAAATTAAGAAAAATGATAAGACAGATGACCGCTCGTTAGGAAATTACTACCAAGAAGGTCAATGTACATTTTATGTTTATGAAGAAAGGTTAAAGATTGATAAAAGAATTGGGTCATCATGGGGTGACGCTAAAAATTGGGACAATCGTGCTAAAGAAGAAGGCTTTAAAGTTAACGGTACACCTAGTGAAGGATCGATCTTACAAACAGATTATGGCAAGTTAGGACATGTTGCAATCGTCAATAAAGTGAAAAGTGATGGTTCAATTGTCGTTTCAGATATGAATTATGAAAAACCATATGAAGTGACAGAAAGGTTAATTACCCCTGATAGATTAAGTAATTATCAATTTATACATTAA
- a CDS encoding SDR family oxidoreductase: MNIFVIGANGQIGRHLVKDLVEQGNEVTAGIRKNSQAAFFEELGAKTAPLDLEYDDIDDISEKIKDADKVVFTAGSGGHTGADQTIIIDLDGAVKSIEASKKVGTKHFVLVSSFDTRRSAFEGDLKPYTIAKHYADLHLRNSGIPYTIVHPGGLTNDEGLGKVELAEEVEPGKVTRKDVASVLVEVLNNDKKIGQEFQVVSGDVDIKEAVDQFNN; encoded by the coding sequence ATGAATATATTCGTAATAGGTGCAAATGGACAAATAGGACGTCATTTAGTAAAAGACTTAGTAGAACAAGGAAATGAAGTAACTGCAGGTATTAGAAAAAATAGTCAAGCAGCTTTCTTTGAAGAATTAGGTGCTAAAACTGCGCCACTTGATTTAGAATATGATGATATTGATGACATTTCTGAAAAAATAAAAGATGCTGATAAAGTAGTATTCACTGCTGGATCTGGCGGACATACTGGAGCAGATCAAACAATTATCATCGATCTAGATGGTGCTGTTAAATCGATAGAAGCTAGTAAAAAAGTAGGAACTAAACATTTCGTACTCGTATCTTCATTTGATACTAGAAGATCAGCTTTCGAAGGTGACTTAAAACCTTATACAATTGCGAAACATTATGCAGATTTACATTTGAGAAATTCAGGTATACCATATACAATCGTACATCCTGGTGGATTAACTAATGACGAAGGATTAGGAAAAGTAGAATTAGCTGAAGAAGTTGAGCCTGGAAAAGTAACACGTAAAGATGTTGCGAGCGTGTTAGTAGAAGTGTTGAATAATGATAAGAAAATTGGACAAGAATTTCAAGTTGTTTCAGGCGACGTAGACATTAAAGAAGCGGTAGACCAATTTAATAACTAA
- a CDS encoding metallophosphoesterase family protein yields MVKFAILTDIHGNYDALTAVLDDIDSRHDIEHIYNLGDNIGVGHRTNEVLEVVTNRDDMTYISGNHDEAIMAVAHNEPYPESLKNKFYEHHQWIVEHLDTKYYNFLDGLQREVTQEIEGLNFYFTHYRILEENMKQHISEDPFEPIIDPSLEHVHGLFNGIDADFVTFGHNHVLHHFDDIETIYFNPGSVGLNNGAYAVYGIVEVNNGAINVERVKVPYDNQPFLDGFDEKDVPGKQLIFESFI; encoded by the coding sequence ATGGTTAAATTTGCAATTTTAACAGATATACACGGAAATTATGATGCTTTAACAGCGGTGCTTGATGATATAGATAGCAGACACGATATCGAACACATTTATAACTTAGGCGATAATATCGGTGTTGGTCATAGAACAAATGAAGTTCTTGAAGTTGTAACAAATCGAGATGATATGACTTATATTTCAGGAAATCATGATGAAGCGATTATGGCAGTTGCACATAATGAACCTTATCCAGAAAGTTTGAAAAATAAATTTTACGAACATCATCAATGGATAGTTGAACATCTAGATACAAAATATTATAACTTCTTGGATGGGTTGCAACGTGAAGTTACGCAAGAAATAGAAGGGTTAAACTTTTATTTCACGCATTACCGCATACTCGAAGAAAATATGAAGCAACATATTAGTGAAGATCCATTTGAACCAATTATTGACCCATCATTAGAACATGTACACGGATTATTCAATGGTATAGATGCTGACTTTGTAACCTTTGGACACAATCACGTGTTACATCACTTTGATGATATTGAAACAATATACTTTAATCCAGGATCAGTCGGTTTAAACAACGGTGCTTATGCAGTATATGGAATCGTCGAAGTTAACAACGGCGCAATAAATGTAGAACGCGTTAAAGTACCATATGATAATCAACCATTTTTAGATGGATTTGATGAAAAAGATGTACCAGGCAAACAACTTATTTTTGAATCATTTATATAA
- a CDS encoding nuclease-related domain-containing protein, with protein sequence MNYYTLIESLIGRIELSNQEIQKYENYKKGREGEDKFISILKSINHVEYIYNLQLKNNQYYQYDFIVITDKVIYQFEIKNYYGAYEFKDGNLIGQNGFIIKYPSAQLERNEYYLEHIITKLNIQRIVKSYLVFTNDKFTLSGDTNDDLFILPTQIKKINQLIQNNEPQNNYLIKTTLQTLHDPFEDEFNQYPIYKFENVKPGIRCTYCMNIIERSLENKQKMITCHNCYTTVSRKELILKTLEELLCIKGAPFTMREARKWCNGVHRNTLLYIMKGHFKVKLKNKTKVYY encoded by the coding sequence ATGAATTATTACACTTTAATAGAATCATTAATAGGGAGAATAGAACTTAGCAACCAAGAAATACAAAAGTATGAAAATTATAAAAAGGGAAGAGAAGGTGAAGATAAATTTATAAGTATATTAAAATCTATAAACCATGTAGAGTACATATATAATTTACAATTGAAAAACAACCAATATTATCAATATGATTTTATTGTGATAACAGATAAAGTCATATATCAATTTGAAATTAAAAATTATTACGGCGCATATGAATTTAAAGACGGCAATTTAATCGGACAAAATGGATTTATAATTAAATACCCATCCGCACAGTTAGAGAGAAACGAATATTATTTAGAGCATATTATTACCAAGTTGAATATACAAAGAATAGTAAAGAGTTATCTCGTTTTTACTAATGATAAATTCACCCTCTCTGGTGATACAAACGATGATTTATTTATTTTACCTACGCAAATTAAAAAAATAAACCAATTAATTCAAAACAACGAACCCCAAAATAACTACTTAATTAAAACTACGTTACAAACGCTTCACGACCCATTTGAAGATGAGTTTAACCAATATCCAATTTATAAATTTGAAAATGTAAAACCAGGTATAAGATGTACATATTGTATGAATATAATAGAAAGATCACTAGAGAACAAACAGAAAATGATTACTTGTCATAATTGCTACACGACAGTTTCTAGAAAAGAACTAATCTTGAAGACACTTGAAGAATTGTTATGTATTAAAGGCGCCCCATTTACAATGAGAGAAGCAAGGAAATGGTGTAATGGAGTACATAGAAATACCCTTTTATATATAATGAAAGGTCATTTTAAAGTTAAATTGAAAAATAAAACTAAAGTATACTATTAA
- a CDS encoding cation diffusion facilitator family transporter, translating into MGHEHHGHEHNHVHTNNKKILLISFFIITIFMIVEVIGGYVTNSLALLSDAGHMLSDAISLFIALMAFKFGERVANQRKTYGYRRFEILAAFINGILLIAISLYIFYEAITRFINPPEVASTGMLIISTLGLIVNLFIAWLMFKGSDTKNNLNMRGAFIHVLGDLLGSVGAIVAALIMLTFGWKIADPIASVVVAILIIRSGYGVTKSALNVLMEGTPSNINIHEISETITSHPDIIDVHDLHIWSITSDLTALSCHAVVDRRKTVLECDIIIEEINHKLNDKSIHHATIQLETTDHQHDSSLLCCMDHKEHVH; encoded by the coding sequence ATGGGACATGAACATCACGGACATGAGCACAACCATGTTCATACAAACAATAAAAAAATATTGCTAATTTCATTCTTTATCATAACGATATTTATGATTGTAGAAGTAATTGGTGGATATGTAACAAATAGTTTAGCATTGTTATCAGACGCTGGTCATATGCTAAGTGATGCAATTTCATTATTTATTGCACTTATGGCTTTTAAATTTGGTGAACGTGTCGCAAACCAACGTAAAACTTATGGTTATCGCCGTTTCGAAATTTTAGCTGCTTTTATTAACGGCATTTTGTTGATTGCAATTAGCTTATATATTTTCTATGAAGCAATTACACGTTTTATAAATCCACCAGAAGTCGCATCAACAGGTATGCTTATTATAAGTACACTTGGATTAATCGTTAACTTATTTATTGCTTGGTTAATGTTTAAAGGTTCTGATACTAAAAACAACTTAAATATGCGAGGCGCCTTTATTCACGTACTCGGTGACTTACTCGGTTCAGTCGGTGCAATAGTCGCAGCACTCATCATGTTAACATTTGGTTGGAAGATCGCTGACCCAATCGCAAGTGTTGTTGTTGCAATATTAATTATAAGAAGCGGGTATGGCGTTACAAAATCAGCATTAAATGTGTTGATGGAAGGCACTCCTTCAAACATCAATATACATGAAATTTCAGAAACAATCACATCCCATCCAGATATTATAGATGTACATGATTTACACATATGGTCAATCACAAGTGATTTAACAGCATTAAGTTGTCACGCAGTTGTAGATAGAAGAAAGACAGTATTAGAATGTGACATTATAATAGAAGAAATCAATCACAAATTAAATGACAAATCCATACACCATGCCACAATCCAATTAGAAACAACAGACCATCAACACGATAGTTCCTTATTATGTTGTATGGATCATAAAGAGCATGTTCATTAA
- a CDS encoding ArsR/SmtB family transcription factor gives MSTYNILDDETLLLVSQTFKALSDPTRVKILHLLCTGRHSVGCIAETLSLSQSSVSHQLRFLKNLRLVKFEREGKSIYYSIDDDHVILLLKQAIEHAKH, from the coding sequence ATGAGTACTTACAATATATTAGACGATGAAACACTGTTACTTGTATCACAAACTTTTAAAGCGTTAAGTGATCCAACACGCGTAAAAATATTACATTTATTATGTACAGGTAGACATTCAGTTGGTTGTATAGCTGAAACACTTTCATTAAGCCAATCTTCAGTATCTCATCAGTTGAGATTTTTAAAGAATCTTCGTCTTGTGAAATTTGAACGTGAAGGAAAGAGTATCTACTACTCCATTGACGACGACCACGTTATTTTATTATTAAAACAAGCAATCGAACACGCTAAACATTAA
- a CDS encoding CHY zinc finger protein, with translation MVNIYGLTVDDESRCEHYQTPLDIIAIKFKCCNKFYPCYKCHNECEKHEAKRWEKSEFDEHAILCGVCKQTLSINDYMLKEVCPHCDSRFNHRCKYHHHLYFKI, from the coding sequence ATGGTAAATATATATGGTTTAACAGTAGATGATGAATCTAGATGTGAGCATTACCAAACACCATTGGATATCATCGCAATTAAATTTAAATGTTGTAACAAATTCTATCCTTGTTATAAATGTCATAATGAATGTGAAAAACATGAAGCTAAAAGATGGGAAAAAAGTGAATTCGATGAACATGCAATTTTGTGTGGCGTGTGTAAACAAACACTTTCAATAAATGATTATATGCTTAAAGAAGTATGCCCACACTGTGATTCAAGGTTTAATCATCGATGCAAATATCATCACCATTTGTATTTTAAAATTTAA
- a CDS encoding MDR family MFS transporter, translated as MDNQFKRKIIMIVFLVGTFFMILNETLLNIALKELMSVFNLDAPTVQWMATGFMLVMGVLTPLSAVVNQWFTTRRLFLGLVTIFSLGTLIAGLAVNFPMLLVGRMIQAAGTGLMIPTVMNAMLMLYSENERGKIMGQFGLVIMFAPALGPTLSGVIVDYMGWRWLFLIVLPFMLFTFIFAHRYLQNVGEITKPKIDIFSIVLSTIGISSIIYSVSSVSSTAGGFTNPSIFITLIVGLIAMTLFVLRQLKLEEPLLDLKVFKYHNYTKGVIIFVVVIMTMFASEIVMPMYLQGPMGFSAKVAGLILLPGALLNGFLSPFMGAIFDKVGPRKLVVPGLIILLCVAIFYSTIHPGISVWVFVVVYIILMISISAVLMPANTNAVNALPKELYPHGTAVSNMLQPIGGALGIAIFVSIMNGGQTAALKGIKNPTTEQINHAMTEGIHQSYWFGIVLLAFAVIVGFTVTRANYSKSLEENS; from the coding sequence ATGGATAATCAGTTTAAAAGAAAAATAATTATGATTGTATTTTTAGTTGGTACATTCTTCATGATTTTAAACGAGACGCTTTTAAATATTGCATTAAAAGAATTAATGTCAGTGTTTAATTTAGATGCGCCAACTGTCCAATGGATGGCAACTGGTTTTATGTTAGTAATGGGTGTACTAACGCCATTGTCTGCCGTGGTGAATCAATGGTTTACAACGAGAAGGTTATTTTTAGGGTTAGTAACAATATTCTCACTTGGAACTTTAATAGCAGGGTTAGCAGTCAATTTTCCTATGTTATTGGTAGGTCGAATGATTCAAGCTGCAGGAACAGGTCTTATGATTCCTACAGTTATGAATGCTATGCTCATGTTATATAGCGAAAATGAACGTGGGAAAATTATGGGGCAATTTGGTTTAGTCATTATGTTTGCACCAGCATTAGGACCGACATTATCAGGGGTGATTGTAGATTATATGGGATGGAGATGGTTATTTTTAATTGTCCTTCCATTTATGTTATTTACGTTTATTTTTGCCCATAGATATCTGCAAAATGTTGGCGAAATTACGAAACCTAAAATCGATATTTTCTCAATTGTTTTGTCTACAATAGGAATATCATCAATTATTTATAGTGTATCTTCAGTAAGTAGTACTGCAGGTGGATTCACTAATCCATCAATTTTTATAACGTTAATTGTTGGTTTAATCGCGATGACGTTATTTGTATTGAGACAACTTAAATTAGAAGAACCGTTATTAGATTTAAAAGTATTTAAGTACCATAACTATACGAAGGGCGTCATCATATTTGTTGTTGTAATTATGACAATGTTCGCCTCTGAAATTGTTATGCCTATGTACTTACAAGGACCAATGGGATTCAGTGCTAAAGTTGCTGGACTTATTTTATTACCGGGAGCTCTATTGAATGGTTTCTTATCACCATTTATGGGTGCAATATTTGATAAAGTTGGACCAAGAAAACTAGTTGTACCAGGATTAATTATACTATTATGTGTTGCGATATTTTATTCAACGATTCACCCAGGTATTTCAGTTTGGGTATTTGTAGTCGTGTATATCATTTTAATGATCAGTATCTCTGCTGTATTAATGCCAGCGAATACGAATGCTGTAAATGCCTTACCAAAAGAATTGTACCCACATGGAACAGCTGTTTCCAATATGTTACAACCAATTGGTGGCGCATTAGGTATTGCGATATTTGTCAGTATTATGAATGGTGGTCAAACCGCTGCACTTAAAGGTATTAAAAATCCAACAACAGAACAAATTAATCATGCGATGACTGAGGGCATACATCAGTCATACTGGTTTGGTATTGTATTATTAGCTTTTGCGGTAATTGTAGGATTTACAGTTACAAGAGCAAACTATAGTAAATCATTGGAAGAAAATTCTTAA
- a CDS encoding alpha/beta hydrolase: protein MKRKKRRLFILVVAIIVVVSGFYIYNKYQEHKQREIQLQAQRANQLLLNNKKVKLIRDVSYGHNAPNSQMDVIMPSNIKKNEKLPVIFWTHGGGFIAGDKRPKNPYLAQIAEKGYIIVNVNYALAPDSQYPTPIEQLDQATKYTLKHKNKFNIDYKQILYGGDSAGAQIASQYVAIQTNPKLQQQMDMKPSIKRDYLRGAILFGGLYNMQTVRGTEFPRIDLFMTSYTGTKEWEKNFAQINQLSTVDQVTKYYPPTFLTVGDADPFDPQNREFDEVLNEQGVETTTSFFDGTHGLRHQYQFHMNLKESKKTYNSVMMFLGANTKQSPYENNASQESETVIKKDK, encoded by the coding sequence ATGAAGAGAAAAAAACGACGATTGTTTATTTTGGTTGTAGCGATTATCGTTGTTGTAAGTGGATTTTATATTTACAATAAATATCAGGAACATAAGCAACGAGAAATACAATTACAAGCTCAAAGAGCCAATCAATTACTCCTTAACAATAAAAAAGTGAAATTGATACGTGATGTTTCATACGGGCACAACGCTCCAAATAGTCAAATGGATGTTATTATGCCTTCAAATATAAAGAAAAACGAAAAATTACCTGTTATATTTTGGACGCATGGCGGTGGTTTTATCGCAGGAGATAAAAGACCTAAAAATCCATACTTGGCACAAATCGCTGAAAAAGGATATATCATTGTAAATGTTAATTATGCTTTAGCACCTGATTCACAATATCCAACACCGATAGAACAATTAGATCAAGCAACTAAATATACGTTGAAACATAAAAATAAATTTAATATTGATTATAAACAAATACTCTATGGTGGTGACTCTGCAGGCGCTCAAATTGCAAGTCAATATGTAGCAATTCAAACTAATCCTAAGTTACAACAGCAAATGGATATGAAGCCTAGTATTAAGAGGGATTATTTAAGAGGTGCCATTCTATTTGGTGGCCTTTATAATATGCAAACTGTCAGAGGTACTGAATTTCCAAGAATCGATTTATTTATGACAAGTTATACGGGTACGAAAGAATGGGAAAAGAACTTTGCACAAATAAATCAATTGTCTACTGTCGATCAAGTAACGAAATATTATCCACCTACATTTTTAACAGTGGGGGATGCTGATCCATTCGATCCACAAAATAGGGAATTTGATGAAGTTTTAAATGAGCAAGGTGTAGAAACAACGACTTCATTCTTTGATGGTACGCATGGTTTACGTCATCAATACCAATTTCACATGAATTTAAAAGAGTCTAAGAAGACTTATAACAGTGTCATGATGTTCTTAGGTGCCAATACAAAACAATCACCATATGAGAATAACGCAAGTCAAGAATCTGAAACAGTTATTAAAAAAGATAAATAA
- a CDS encoding GNAT family N-acetyltransferase has product MKEIIREIRINDVENFNKLLDSVINQSEYLLFNPGEHQISIQNQTLFLEEMITTSNSTIIVAELNDALVGYVTLQGGRTKRNNHAAKIAMGLLPSFRNKGIGYKLLQETEAWAIRQQLHRLELNVVTENEPAYRLYEKFGFKVEGKREDTLFFNDKYYDEFMMGKLL; this is encoded by the coding sequence ATGAAAGAAATCATACGCGAAATTCGAATAAATGATGTAGAAAACTTTAATAAATTATTAGATAGCGTCATTAATCAATCAGAATATCTATTATTTAATCCAGGTGAACACCAAATTTCAATACAAAATCAAACTTTATTTCTAGAAGAAATGATTACAACAAGTAATTCTACGATTATCGTGGCAGAACTAAACGATGCTTTAGTTGGATATGTGACACTTCAAGGTGGAAGAACTAAAAGAAATAATCATGCAGCTAAGATTGCAATGGGGTTGTTACCATCATTTAGAAACAAAGGTATTGGCTATAAATTGCTCCAAGAAACTGAAGCTTGGGCTATAAGACAACAACTTCACCGACTAGAACTAAATGTTGTTACTGAGAACGAACCAGCTTATCGCTTATATGAAAAATTTGGTTTTAAAGTTGAAGGTAAGAGAGAAGATACACTGTTTTTCAACGATAAATATTATGATGAATTTATGATGGGAAAATTATTATAA
- a CDS encoding NAD-dependent epimerase/dehydratase family protein, producing the protein MKANVLISGGSGYIGKHLISTLKDIGNLFTITKYEEDMTDTDVTWRKCDIYVLKDMTKALKDIDIAIYYLDPNKKSAKLTQSTARNLNVIASDNMAKACKENNVKKIIYITGSPFDQETIDILSSTGIEVHTTAQSIKRPAVSIELQKSKFDDVRSVDRMPIPYQWDLEQVVKYYFDWLQETSGTLMTTELIGDMYYVYFKHRSNPLLKLQRVNPSIHEDIIQFKVVGGALTVNKYEDNGVLEFRKLKLTNEFVVHLFNYIPKLPWSIYYLSQAPIHNVTMKGFEVDCRIKDFQLRTLAGEVKKYTK; encoded by the coding sequence ATGAAAGCGAATGTACTCATTTCTGGTGGTTCAGGATATATAGGTAAGCATTTAATCAGTACATTAAAAGATATCGGAAATTTATTTACTATCACAAAATATGAAGAGGACATGACTGATACAGATGTTACTTGGAGAAAATGTGATATTTATGTATTAAAAGATATGACGAAAGCTTTGAAAGATATAGACATTGCAATTTATTATTTAGATCCTAATAAAAAGTCTGCAAAATTGACGCAAAGCACTGCTCGTAATTTGAATGTAATCGCGAGTGATAATATGGCAAAAGCTTGCAAAGAGAATAATGTAAAGAAAATCATATATATTACAGGTTCTCCATTTGATCAAGAAACGATAGATATATTAAGTTCAACAGGAATTGAAGTTCATACAACAGCTCAGTCAATTAAACGACCAGCTGTATCTATAGAGTTACAAAAATCTAAATTTGATGATGTCAGAAGTGTAGACAGAATGCCTATACCTTATCAGTGGGATTTAGAACAAGTTGTAAAATATTATTTTGATTGGTTACAAGAAACGAGTGGTACGCTTATGACGACTGAATTAATTGGAGATATGTATTATGTGTACTTTAAACATCGAAGCAATCCATTGCTGAAATTACAAAGAGTTAACCCAAGCATCCATGAAGATATCATTCAGTTTAAAGTTGTTGGAGGCGCACTTACGGTTAATAAATATGAAGATAATGGTGTGTTGGAATTTAGAAAGCTCAAACTGACGAATGAATTTGTTGTGCATTTATTTAACTATATACCTAAATTACCGTGGAGTATTTACTATTTATCACAAGCGCCTATTCACAATGTGACGATGAAAGGCTTTGAAGTTGATTGTAGAATAAAAGACTTTCAATTACGTACATTAGCTGGAGAAGTCAAAAAATATACAAAGTAA
- a CDS encoding response regulator transcription factor codes for MELLIIEDDETLFKAMKSQLEKWDWSVHGINDFSSVFEEYKAIDPDMVIIDIQLPQYDGFYWCRAIRKHSNIPIVFLSSRDHPMDQVMSMELGADDFIQKPFHTEVLVAKLQAIYRRVYQYNKDEPRIKLWNKARVDYGKHIIEKNSSEISLTKNEMFILEILLNHKNEIVSRDKIITALWDDEQFVSDNTLTVNVNRLRKKLADIGLNDLIETKVGKGYIAHELEG; via the coding sequence ATGGAATTACTAATTATTGAAGATGATGAAACGTTATTTAAAGCAATGAAAAGCCAACTAGAAAAATGGGATTGGTCTGTACATGGAATCAATGACTTTAGTTCAGTTTTTGAGGAGTATAAAGCGATTGATCCTGACATGGTGATTATTGATATACAATTACCACAGTATGATGGATTTTACTGGTGTCGAGCGATTAGAAAACATTCTAATATTCCGATTGTATTTCTTTCTTCAAGAGATCATCCTATGGATCAAGTGATGAGTATGGAACTTGGTGCTGATGATTTCATTCAAAAACCTTTTCATACTGAAGTGCTCGTTGCTAAATTACAGGCCATTTATAGAAGAGTTTATCAATACAATAAAGATGAACCTAGAATTAAGTTGTGGAATAAAGCGCGTGTAGATTATGGCAAACACATCATAGAAAAAAATAGCTCTGAGATATCGTTAACTAAAAATGAAATGTTTATATTAGAAATTTTACTCAATCATAAGAACGAAATTGTGAGTCGAGATAAGATTATAACGGCATTATGGGATGATGAACAATTTGTAAGTGATAATACTTTAACCGTTAATGTAAATCGTTTAAGAAAAAAATTAGCGGATATTGGACTCAATGATTTAATAGAAACGAAAGTAGGTAAAGGCTACATAGCTCATGAGCTGGAGGGATAA